Proteins from one Niallia circulans genomic window:
- a CDS encoding HAD family hydrolase, whose product MANYQALFLDIDGTILQPDDTMQDSTRLAVKQMKEQGLEVFLATGRPLHEIADIGEVLKIDSFIGYNGALAIYKGQNIVKSPMSPDLVDLYIKTAHEKGNELILYTSSHNLLSHPDNEMTKLFCKKFHLRSNKQYTEDEHANILGITVVNLKEVDIPLYESFPDIHLSQVNIEGFRHAYDVISDKVNKGMAIGEILTRLNIETNNAIAFGDGMNDKEMLSVVGVGFAMGNAHEKLFAYAKHKTTSVTDSGIYNGLKSLGLIKE is encoded by the coding sequence ATGGCAAATTACCAAGCACTGTTTCTAGATATTGACGGCACGATTTTGCAGCCAGACGACACGATGCAAGACTCTACAAGGTTGGCTGTCAAACAAATGAAGGAGCAAGGACTAGAAGTATTCCTTGCAACGGGAAGACCCCTTCATGAGATTGCAGATATCGGCGAAGTATTAAAGATTGATTCATTTATTGGCTATAATGGCGCTCTTGCCATTTATAAGGGGCAAAATATTGTGAAAAGCCCGATGAGCCCTGATTTAGTGGACTTATACATAAAAACTGCTCATGAAAAAGGCAATGAGCTTATCCTTTATACGAGCAGCCATAATCTGCTCTCACATCCGGATAATGAAATGACGAAGCTGTTTTGTAAAAAATTCCACTTAAGAAGCAATAAGCAGTATACAGAAGATGAGCATGCCAACATATTAGGCATTACCGTCGTTAACTTAAAGGAAGTGGATATTCCCCTTTATGAGAGTTTTCCTGATATTCATCTTTCGCAAGTTAATATTGAAGGATTCCGCCATGCCTACGATGTTATTAGTGATAAAGTGAACAAAGGGATGGCTATCGGCGAGATATTAACAAGGCTGAACATCGAAACAAACAATGCGATTGCTTTTGGTGATGGAATGAATGATAAAGAAATGCTTTCGGTTGTCGGCGTTGGTTTTGCAATGGGAAATGCTCATGAGAAGCTGTTTGCTTATGCCAAGCACAAAACTACCTCTGTAACTGACTCAGGCATTTATAACGGCTTAAAGTCACTTGGGCTTATTAAAGAATAG
- a CDS encoding MerR family transcriptional regulator: MNIYSIHEASQKLTTSPKTLKQWENKFKEILIIPRTKNGARFYTDKELSLLLEVKNLYKEKKNTTEVKKTLSMILQPKEIKAEKQVEQADSKQELETAANEIQVIEPDELVKKIDRIAEDGRQLQALMSSLEAYKQDFLHEVKQEIRNGIKQEVLESITTEIQAGKSETIEKLSTAFSEHQEAAKEDIEQISELVHTSNQKTTEDYTAIKHNIKKLSDLSKAERKTYSKQWTASTTSTKEIKTMMEHLSKSNTEINKTVEQLHKNDRILMEALHTEREQMNKEIKDREKSFQELVQSFRQTAVAEPPKKTWWKIWHK; this comes from the coding sequence ATGAACATTTATTCTATACACGAGGCATCCCAAAAATTGACGACAAGTCCCAAAACATTAAAGCAATGGGAAAATAAATTCAAAGAAATATTAATTATTCCAAGAACAAAAAACGGCGCGCGTTTTTATACAGACAAGGAGCTCTCCTTGCTGCTTGAGGTGAAAAATTTATATAAAGAAAAGAAAAACACTACAGAGGTTAAAAAAACATTAAGCATGATACTACAGCCAAAGGAAATTAAAGCAGAAAAACAAGTCGAGCAAGCAGACAGTAAACAAGAGCTTGAGACTGCTGCTAATGAAATCCAAGTTATTGAGCCAGACGAATTAGTAAAAAAAATCGACCGAATTGCAGAAGATGGCAGACAGCTGCAAGCCTTAATGTCATCCCTAGAAGCATATAAGCAGGACTTCCTGCATGAGGTAAAACAAGAAATCCGCAACGGAATTAAACAAGAGGTATTAGAAAGCATTACAACAGAAATACAAGCTGGGAAATCGGAAACAATTGAAAAGCTGTCTACTGCATTTTCTGAGCATCAGGAAGCAGCAAAGGAAGACATCGAGCAGATTTCTGAGTTAGTACATACAAGCAATCAAAAAACAACCGAGGACTATACGGCAATCAAGCATAATATTAAAAAGCTGTCCGATTTATCAAAAGCCGAAAGGAAAACATATTCGAAGCAATGGACAGCTTCTACGACATCTACGAAAGAAATTAAGACGATGATGGAGCATTTATCTAAATCAAATACGGAAATAAATAAAACAGTTGAGCAGCTACATAAAAATGACCGAATTTTAATGGAAGCCCTGCACACTGAACGTGAACAAATGAATAAGGAAATTAAAGACCGGGAAAAAAGCTTCCAAGAGCTTGTTCAGTCATTTCGCCAAACGGCTGTTGCAGAGCCTCCGAAAAAAACATGGTGGAAAATCTGGCATAAATAA